A genomic segment from Pseudomonas mendocina encodes:
- a CDS encoding virulence factor TspB C-terminal domain-related protein encodes MNKPGLLLRLLLVLGLMGWGQFVFSATYNFANSTDAVKACQAAERSGTYPGSWCQVYGQQQQAILVSSIGSIIHAYKWSGCPAGQIPTGAGGQCITPEPDKCESSVGSNVGHQHRLGEFTGRGVVGARIDPPGVVCDGGCQYASTQQPPTSITRFVNGDPSGVFATYTYKGNGVSCTGGDAIRSQPTNGTPTAEKSSECTNKIVHADGSQTYSCSSAEKYTDIGNMNCGQFEAGGEYRCEPKAPSPKMTDKTTDVEVTEKTNPDGSKDTTTTTTTTTTNCSGVNACSTSTTTSSTTSHTKSDGTPGGESTTCTGAACPDSDGKSQEEREKEQEEESESSVSGGQTCEAAPVCEGDAVQCAILNQQYEARCDFEEANDFEENKDAINGLLEGDKFNLQEGQGDIDVPSFISQGTRFLTPSCPPDRVISLSMAGRTVGLSFQPLCTFASSLGPFLVAVTAVICALYVGRSVGGN; translated from the coding sequence ATGAACAAGCCAGGTTTACTACTTCGATTATTGCTGGTCCTTGGCCTTATGGGGTGGGGGCAGTTTGTTTTTTCAGCTACCTATAACTTCGCAAATTCGACTGACGCGGTTAAGGCCTGCCAAGCTGCTGAGCGCTCTGGTACTTACCCAGGTTCTTGGTGTCAGGTATACGGCCAACAGCAACAAGCCATTCTTGTTAGCTCCATTGGCAGTATTATTCACGCTTACAAATGGTCTGGTTGCCCTGCTGGTCAGATACCAACCGGTGCTGGCGGCCAGTGCATCACGCCTGAGCCAGATAAATGTGAATCGTCAGTCGGCTCCAATGTCGGCCACCAGCATCGGCTGGGTGAGTTCACCGGGAGAGGTGTCGTCGGTGCTCGGATCGATCCGCCGGGCGTGGTCTGCGACGGCGGTTGCCAGTACGCCTCCACTCAGCAGCCACCCACTAGCATCACGCGGTTCGTCAACGGTGACCCTAGCGGGGTCTTCGCGACCTACACATACAAGGGCAATGGCGTTTCTTGTACCGGTGGCGATGCCATCCGTTCACAGCCCACTAACGGCACTCCAACAGCTGAGAAAAGCAGCGAGTGCACGAACAAAATAGTCCACGCCGATGGCAGCCAAACCTACTCGTGCAGTTCGGCTGAAAAGTACACCGACATTGGCAACATGAACTGCGGCCAGTTCGAAGCCGGTGGTGAATATCGCTGTGAGCCGAAAGCGCCCAGCCCAAAGATGACCGACAAAACCACCGATGTCGAAGTCACCGAAAAAACCAATCCGGACGGTTCAAAAGACACCACAACCACGACCACCACGACCACCACCAATTGCAGTGGTGTGAATGCGTGCTCAACCAGCACCACCACCTCAAGCACCACCAGCCACACCAAGTCGGACGGCACTCCGGGTGGCGAGTCCACCACCTGTACCGGCGCGGCCTGTCCTGACTCGGACGGCAAAAGCCAGGAAGAGCGCGAAAAGGAACAAGAAGAGGAAAGCGAAAGCTCCGTGTCTGGTGGCCAGACCTGTGAGGCCGCCCCGGTGTGCGAAGGCGATGCCGTCCAGTGCGCCATCCTCAATCAACAGTACGAGGCCCGTTGCGACTTCGAAGAGGCCAACGACTTTGAAGAAAACAAAGACGCGATCAATGGGCTGCTGGAAGGCGATAAGTTCAACCTGCAGGAAGGCCAGGGTGATATCGACGTGCCCTCCTTCATTAGCCAGGGCACCCGCTTTCTGACCCCGTCCTGCCCACCTGATCGCGTCATTTCCCTCTCCATGGCAGGCCGCACGGTCGGCCTGTCCTTTCAACCGCTCTGCACCTTCGCCAGCTCACTCGGCCCGTTCCTCGTCGCCGTCACCGCCGTGATCTGCGCGCTCTATGTCGGTCGTTCCGTAGGAGGTAACTAA
- a CDS encoding DUF2523 domain-containing protein, whose translation MHYLFLAQLLIMIVGPLVKMALRIIGFGFVSYVGFNLVIDQARSYMQASMGQLGAEISGILGLANFDVIVNMYFAAIATRFILAGIDKAQDRKRNQVWRKPGGTSIEA comes from the coding sequence ATGCACTACCTATTCCTTGCACAGCTCCTGATCATGATCGTCGGGCCATTGGTGAAGATGGCGCTACGCATCATCGGCTTCGGCTTCGTTTCCTATGTCGGCTTCAATCTCGTGATCGATCAGGCACGCAGTTACATGCAAGCCAGCATGGGTCAGCTAGGTGCCGAAATCAGCGGCATCCTCGGCCTCGCCAACTTCGACGTGATCGTCAACATGTACTTCGCGGCTATCGCCACGCGGTTCATCCTGGCCGGCATCGACAAGGCCCAGGATCGCAAGCGCAATCAGGTCTGGCGCAAGCCAGGCGGCACCTCAATCGAAGCTTAA
- a CDS encoding zonular occludens toxin domain-containing protein: MLVIRTGKPGHGKTLNTIREVDQKALAEGRVVYFHNINGLKPETLQAQWFEFEDPEKWYELPKDSIVVIDEAQGWFGARDPRARPPEHITRFETMRHQGHEVHLVTQDPRYLDVHLRRLCNSHIHYWRVFKSSQLLRFESEVVVEKVEVKTSFKDADKKTLRLDKRYFGSYTSTNAKHHFQTTVPTKFILAAAVIAIAVVWSYRFIGQYAPTGESAASAGAPEASVVEQAKGAIGSFINPLGQQAPEQDRKNPANYLADRTPRVPQLPASAPIYDDLTKPKAFPRLYCMSSHDPDIYARKFASAPSATVNGRPTVCQCYTQQGTKVKTDFRFCLDVVENGYFDPAIPDRTQPEYSQAPAAQPPSSPPVQTPPEPQSNNGVTIVTYEKGRFLW, encoded by the coding sequence ATGCTCGTTATCCGCACCGGCAAGCCCGGCCACGGCAAGACCCTCAACACCATCCGTGAAGTCGACCAGAAAGCCCTGGCCGAAGGGCGTGTGGTCTACTTCCACAACATCAACGGCCTCAAACCCGAAACCTTGCAGGCGCAGTGGTTCGAGTTCGAAGACCCGGAAAAGTGGTACGAACTGCCGAAAGACAGCATCGTCGTCATCGATGAGGCCCAAGGCTGGTTTGGCGCCCGTGACCCAAGGGCGCGACCGCCAGAGCACATCACCCGCTTCGAAACCATGCGTCACCAAGGCCATGAAGTGCACCTGGTCACCCAGGACCCGCGATACCTGGATGTGCACCTTCGCCGCCTGTGCAACAGCCACATCCACTACTGGCGCGTCTTCAAGTCATCCCAGCTGTTGCGCTTCGAATCCGAAGTGGTGGTGGAAAAGGTCGAAGTCAAAACCAGCTTCAAGGATGCCGACAAGAAAACCCTACGCCTCGATAAGCGCTACTTCGGTAGCTACACCAGCACCAACGCCAAACACCACTTTCAGACCACGGTGCCAACCAAGTTCATCCTGGCTGCTGCCGTCATTGCTATTGCTGTCGTTTGGTCGTATCGCTTCATCGGGCAATACGCACCTACAGGCGAGAGCGCGGCATCGGCAGGCGCGCCCGAGGCAAGCGTGGTTGAGCAAGCCAAAGGGGCTATTGGCTCCTTCATCAATCCGCTTGGCCAGCAGGCGCCCGAGCAAGACAGAAAGAACCCCGCCAACTACCTGGCCGACCGAACACCTCGGGTGCCGCAGCTACCGGCATCGGCTCCGATCTATGACGACCTGACCAAGCCCAAGGCCTTTCCGCGGCTGTACTGCATGTCCAGCCATGACCCCGATATCTATGCCCGCAAGTTCGCCAGCGCCCCGAGCGCCACCGTCAACGGCAGGCCGACCGTGTGCCAGTGCTACACCCAACAAGGCACCAAGGTGAAAACTGATTTTCGGTTTTGCCTGGATGTCGTCGAGAACGGCTATTTCGATCCCGCGATACCTGATCGCACCCAGCCAGAATACAGCCAGGCTCCCGCCGCCCAGCCTCCCAGCTCGCCCCCTGTTCAGACGCCCCCAGAGCCGCAGTCAAACAACGGCGTAACCATCGTGACCTATGAGAAGGGGCGTTTCTTGTGGTGA
- a CDS encoding phage integrase, with product MAIEQLSDGRWKVDVEPIKGRRFRKTFKTKGEAQRFEATCRANCIESPAWTPKPKDRRRLSELCTRYHELHGHALADGAAILRTLQNLAKDLGDPIAVKLTGNAFCETRSELLKAGIQGKTMNNRLGYLKALFNELHRLGDIDYPNPLAKVRPLRLQERPISFLSTCQIAELLEALDGRTTSPGIGLIARVCLSTGARWGEAQALTPERVRNGMVTFANTKSKRTRSIPIAGELEKALQIYFKRHGLFTNCILTFSRVLEKTSIKLPAGQATHVLRHTFASHFVMRGGNILTLQKILGHTSLAMTMRYAHLSPDHLQDALTLNPLFDTSSTPAES from the coding sequence ATGGCAATTGAGCAACTGAGCGATGGCCGCTGGAAAGTCGATGTTGAGCCCATCAAGGGCCGGCGCTTTCGCAAGACCTTCAAGACCAAGGGTGAAGCCCAGCGCTTTGAGGCAACCTGCCGGGCCAACTGCATCGAATCCCCTGCCTGGACGCCCAAGCCGAAAGACCGTCGCCGCCTCTCCGAACTCTGCACCCGCTACCACGAACTGCACGGCCACGCCCTGGCTGACGGTGCCGCGATCCTCCGAACCCTGCAGAACCTTGCCAAGGATCTAGGCGATCCTATCGCGGTGAAGCTTACCGGCAATGCCTTCTGCGAAACGCGCAGCGAGCTGCTCAAGGCTGGCATTCAAGGCAAGACCATGAATAACCGGCTGGGCTACCTGAAAGCGCTGTTCAACGAACTGCACCGCCTGGGCGATATCGACTACCCGAACCCGCTGGCCAAGGTACGTCCGCTACGCCTTCAGGAACGTCCTATCTCCTTCCTGTCGACCTGCCAGATAGCTGAGCTGCTTGAAGCTCTGGACGGACGCACGACTAGCCCAGGCATCGGCCTGATCGCTCGCGTCTGTCTGAGTACTGGGGCTCGATGGGGAGAAGCCCAAGCGCTGACACCTGAGCGAGTGCGTAACGGCATGGTGACCTTCGCCAACACCAAGTCGAAGCGAACCCGGTCGATACCGATTGCTGGCGAACTGGAAAAGGCTTTGCAGATCTACTTCAAGCGACACGGCCTGTTCACCAACTGCATACTGACCTTCAGCAGGGTCCTGGAGAAGACCTCGATCAAGCTCCCGGCCGGCCAGGCCACCCATGTGCTGCGGCACACATTCGCCAGCCACTTCGTCATGCGGGGCGGGAATATCCTGACGCTTCAGAAAATCCTGGGGCATACGTCGCTGGCAATGACCATGCGCTATGCGCACCTGTCACCCGATCATTTGCAGGATGCTTTGACCTTGAATCCGCTTTTCGACACTTCTTCGACACCTGCCGAAAGCTGA